Proteins encoded together in one Impatiens glandulifera chromosome 1, dImpGla2.1, whole genome shotgun sequence window:
- the LOC124922576 gene encoding G-type lectin S-receptor-like serine/threonine-protein kinase LECRK3, with the protein MEEEKEAKTKEDSKNKENNEIEEKILREILLKKRIKVVMKQRMKKMKEVDSQMSQAVIQETKEEDTQNKQAEVDVTKTIAEDTIDEVEGSKNKNLETDLEIYVENNNKHNSSTIMASPTTTPLLIFCNFLLLLLLPLSSSTNIITIGSSLLANNNNSYWTSPSGDFAFGFQNINGPAAGYLLSIWFNKIPHKTIVWSANPQTPAPEGSKIELTNHTFQLTNPNGSQIWLAELAGNNLSHAAILDSGNFLILIDSTTLWQSFDHPTDTILPSQTLSQGTRLVARLFDTNFSNGRFQLDMQTDGNLVLYTRRYPMDDVYSAYWSSNSVGSGFQLIYSQTGYIYLTDRNGKVLNLFLSSNNINSTHLYLRTILDYDGVLRQYGYPKSTGQTMNWRVLSFIPSDICTSIIQENGPGACGYNSFCSVGVDRRPKCECPDGYKAFDVNDPLSGCKPDFVKQDCEAEGGESYKFGFVDLVNTDWPLNDYEFYIRVTEDWCREVCLSDCYCDVAIYRDGSCWKKRSPVSNGRANPSVGGKALDHGILA; encoded by the exons atggaggaagagaaagaagcaAAAACCAAGGAGGActctaaaaataaagaaaataatgaaattgaagaaaagatATTAAGGGAGATTCTATTGAAGAAGAGAATAAAGGTAGTAATGAAacagagaatgaagaagatgaaagaagtTGATTCTCAAATGAGTCAAGCTGTAATACAGGAAACCAAAGAGGAAGATACTCAAAATAAACAAGCTGAAGTAGATGTTACCAAGACTATTGCAGAGGATACCATAGATGAAGTTGAAGGAAGCAAAAACAAGAATCTTGAGACTgatttagaaatttatgttgagAACAACAAT AAACACAATTCTAGCACAATCATGGCAAGTCCCACCACCACTCCTCTTTTGATCTTCTGTAATTTCCTACTTCTGCTGCTGCTGCCATTGTCATCTTCAACCAATATCATAACTATAGGCTCATCACTCTTAGCCAACAACAATAACTCTTATTGGACCTCACCATCAGGAGACTTCGCCTTCGGTTTCCAAAACATTAATGGACCCGCCGCCGGCTATCTTCTCTCCATCTGGTTCAACAAAATCCCCCACAAAACCATCGTTTGGTCAGCCAACCCACAAACACCCGCCCCCGAAGGTTCCAAAATCGAGCTCACAAATCACACTTTCCAACTTACAAATCCCAACGGCTCTCAGATTTGGCTCGCCGAGCTTGCAGGAAACAACCTAAGCCACGCCGCCATACTCGACTCCGGCAATTTCCTCATCCTAATTGACTCCACCACTTTATGGCAGAGTTTCGACCACCCGACCGACACGATCTTGCCCTCTCAGACACTTTCCCAAGGAACAAGACTCGTTGCCCGTTTATTCGATACAAATTTCTCTAACGGTCGATTTCAGCTTGACATGCAAACTGACGGAAATCTAGTTCTTTACACAAGAAGGTATCCAATGGACGATGTTTATTCAGCTTACTGGTCAAGTAATTCCGTTGGCAGCGGCTTCCAATTGATTTACAGCCAAACAGGGTATATCTATCTAACTGATAGAAATGGAAAAGTGCTGAATCTTTTCCTATCAAGCAACAACATAAACTCAACCCATCTTTATTTAAGAACAATTCTTGACTATGATGGAGTTCTACGCCAATATGGCTACCCGAAATCCACTGGGCAGACCATGAATTGGAGGGTGTTGTCATTCATTCCTTCGGATATATGCACGAGCATAATCCAGGAAAACGGGCCAGGGGCATGCGGTTACAACAGCTTTTGTTCGGTCGGAGTTGATCGAAGACCCAAGTGTGAGTGCCCAGACGGGTATAAGGCGTTTGATGTAAACGATCCGTTGAGCGGCTGCAAACCTGACTTTGTTAAGCAGGATTGTGAGGCGGAGGGAGGAGAGTCTTATAAATTTGGGTTTGTTGATTTGGTTAACACAGATTGGCCATTGAACGATTACGAGTTTTATATTCGGGTGACTGAGGATTGGTGCCGAGAGGTTTGTTTGAGTGATTGTTATTGTGATGTTGCGATTTATAGAGATGGTAGTTGTTGGAAGAAGAGGAGCCCTGTTTCTAATGGGAGAGCTAACCCTTCTGTTGGTGGAAAAGCTCTG GATCATGGAATCCTGGCTTGA
- the LOC124922586 gene encoding uncharacterized mitochondrial protein AtMg00810-like, whose protein sequence is MIITCDDHDGIESLKSELAHSFAMKYLGMLRYFLGIEVAYSLKVYLLSQSKYIADLFERSRLTDNRIIDTPLETNAKYSSSDGTPLEDYDLYRIIVGNLVYLNVTLPDIVHTVHVVSQFVISPTIVHWATVVRILRYLRGTQFHSLMFPSTSSLKLCAYSDADWAGDPTDRKSTTRYCIFLGDSLISWKSKK, encoded by the coding sequence atgattattacATGTGATGATCATGATGGTATTGAATCATTGAAGTCTGAGTTAGCACACTCATTCGCTATGAAATATTTGGGCATGCTACGTTATTTTTTGGGAATTGAGGTAGCTTATTCTCTAAAAGTTTATCTCTTATCTCAATCTAAGTACATTGCTGATTTGTTTGAGCGTTCTCGACTAACCGACAACCGAATTATTGATACACCCCTTGAGACCAATGCTAAATACTCTTCGTCCGATGGCACTCCTTTAGAGGATTATGATCTTTATCGTATCATTGTTGGAAACTTGGTTTATCTTAATGTAACTCTCCCAGACATTGTGCATACAGTTCATGTGGTTAGTCAGTTTGTCATTTCCCCTACTATAGTTCATTGGGCTACTGTTGTTCGTATTCTCAGGTATCTTCGGGGCACTCAATTTCATAGTCTCATGTTTCCTTCAACGTCTTCATTAAAGTTGTGTGCCTACTCTGATGCAGATTGGGCTGGTGATCCTACAGACCGCAAGTCGACCACTAGATATTGTATTTTCCTTGGTGATTCACTTATTTCATGGAAGAGCAAGAAATAA